The sequence below is a genomic window from Sphingobacterium sp. ML3W.
TGTAGTTTTGCTACAGTATGAAACATCTGGGGATCGATAGTACCGCCTGATACATCATTGACCATATGTGCACCAGCACGAATAGCGGCTGCAGCAACATCAGCCCGGAAGGTATCAATGGATAGTATGGCATCTGGAAATGCAGCCACGATTGCTACAATGGCTGGAAGGGCACGGTCTAATTCTTCTTGGGAAGTAATCAGTGTAGCTCCCGGTCGTGAGGAATAAGCTCCAATATCGATGATATCTGCACCATCATCAAGTAATTGTTTGGCCTTGGTGAGCGTTTGCGCTATATGGTTGTGTTGTCCTCCATCAAAAAAAGAGTCTGGGGTAACATTTAAAATCCCCATAATGATTGGGCGGTCAAATGTCATGATCCGACCTTTCAGGTTGATAGATTGAGCGGGGGTAGTTTTAATCATTTTCATCTTCTGCAAAGATATCAAGCATAATTAATAAAGAGATGCTATACCTAAAAAAGGCTATTCTCAGTATTGAAAATAGCCTTTTTTAGGTATTAAATGTTTTATTTTACAACTAAAACGCCATCTGCTATAAATGTAATCTCATTTGTAGATTCTTTTACTTTTGCATAGCCATCCAACACGACATTTTTGCCAATTAGATCAGCGGGTACAAAATAACTATAGTCGGTAAATCGAACCATTAGTGGGTCTTTCTCTCCAGTTCGTTGAAGTGTTAAAAAGCACCCTTTTTTTGTACAGACTTGAACAACTTTTCCGCTTACCTTACCGGTGAACTTTGGTGATTTTTCTAAAGATTTTTCAAGCTTTTCAACCGTAATTGCTCCAGCTTTATCAACCTTTTTACCATATTGAACACCGATTTGAGCAGGAGTAATTTCCTTTTGCTGTGCTTCACTAGGCAATGAAATGCCAAATGCTAAAGCAGCTAGCAAGATTATTTTTTTGATACTCATCTTATTTTCGAATAAATTCAAACTTTCCACTGGGATCTAATTTCATCAGACTTGAAGATTTACCATCACTTATAACCTGTTGACCAAAATTGACAATATAGTCAACATGATCTTTAATCTCTGCACTGATATCATCAAAACATGTTGGTGAAGGATCTCCGCTTAAATTGGCGGATGTAGAGACAAGAGGTTTTCTAAAGCGTTGTAAAAGCTGCTGACAAAAATCATGTTTCACAATACGAATGCCTATTGAACCATCTTCAGCAATAACATTGGGCGCTAAATTTTTAGCTGCTGAATAAATTATGGTCAATGGTTTTTCTGTATATTCAATCATTTGATAGGCTACTTCTGGTATTTCAGTGACGTAGCTTGCCAATTGATTTTCATTATGTAGTAGAATAATGAGGCTTTTATCTTTCGCTCTTCCTTTTAATTGAAAAACTTTTTCTACAGCTTCCGGATTCGTTGCATCGCAACCTATACCCCAGATGGTATCTGTGGGGTATAAAATCAAACCACCGTTT
It includes:
- a CDS encoding L-threonylcarbamoyladenylate synthase is translated as MAQFVDRNDINQALEVLKNGGLILYPTDTIWGIGCDATNPEAVEKVFQLKGRAKDKSLIILLHNENQLASYVTEIPEVAYQMIEYTEKPLTIIYSAAKNLAPNVIAEDGSIGIRIVKHDFCQQLLQRFRKPLVSTSANLSGDPSPTCFDDISAEIKDHVDYIVNFGQQVISDGKSSSLMKLDPSGKFEFIRK
- a CDS encoding DUF4920 domain-containing protein, whose protein sequence is MSIKKIILLAALAFGISLPSEAQQKEITPAQIGVQYGKKVDKAGAITVEKLEKSLEKSPKFTGKVSGKVVQVCTKKGCFLTLQRTGEKDPLMVRFTDYSYFVPADLIGKNVVLDGYAKVKESTNEITFIADGVLVVK
- the folP gene encoding dihydropteroate synthase → MKMIKTTPAQSINLKGRIMTFDRPIIMGILNVTPDSFFDGGQHNHIAQTLTKAKQLLDDGADIIDIGAYSSRPGATLITSQEELDRALPAIVAIVAAFPDAILSIDTFRADVAAAAIRAGAHMVNDVSGGTIDPQMFHTVAKLQVPYILMHMRGIPENMQELTQYQDIVTDVATFFGERIATLRSLGIKDIILDPGYGFAKNVEQNYELLYRVDELHYFGLPILGGISRKSMIYKKLGLNPQEALNGTTVLNTLLLSKGVQLLRVHDVKEAKQIVDLLFQ